Proteins co-encoded in one Bacillota bacterium genomic window:
- a CDS encoding carbohydrate ABC transporter permease: protein MLRWYVSRTLTLYLPLALFALITLLPFYWMLITSLKRDQELYSFDDPLWVKRPTLMSYARLLSTTPFVHWFKSSAIVALTSATIALLIGALAGFAIARLRFPGRYHLSQTVLLTYLVPQTLLFIPMYDIFYRLRWLDTYLSLIMSSLTFVVPFATWLLIGYFRSIPKEIEECAQIDGATKLQTLWRIVLPLSAPGLVSAGLFAFTQAWNMFIYPLVFISSPEKKTIPVGISALQMGDVFLWGQLMAAGVLASVPLVVFYTFFQRYMVEGLTAGAVKG from the coding sequence ATGCTTCGCTGGTACGTCAGTAGAACGCTAACGCTGTACCTGCCCCTGGCACTGTTTGCTCTCATCACGCTCCTTCCGTTTTACTGGATGCTGATTACGTCTTTGAAGCGGGATCAGGAGCTTTACTCCTTCGACGACCCACTGTGGGTCAAACGGCCTACGCTTATGTCGTATGCCAGGCTCCTCAGCACGACTCCTTTCGTCCACTGGTTCAAGAGCAGCGCGATAGTTGCCCTCACCTCGGCGACCATTGCATTGCTCATAGGTGCCTTGGCTGGTTTTGCCATTGCCCGGCTACGCTTTCCCGGGCGCTATCATTTGAGCCAGACGGTACTTCTCACGTATCTCGTCCCACAAACCCTGCTGTTCATCCCCATGTACGACATCTTTTACCGGCTGCGATGGCTTGACACCTACCTGAGTCTCATCATGTCCAGCCTGACTTTTGTGGTTCCCTTCGCCACGTGGCTGCTCATTGGCTACTTCCGAAGCATTCCCAAAGAGATCGAGGAGTGCGCCCAGATCGATGGCGCCACAAAGCTACAAACCCTATGGCGCATCGTCCTGCCCTTGTCGGCCCCAGGCCTGGTTTCGGCGGGGCTGTTCGCCTTCACGCAGGCCTGGAACATGTTCATCTATCCCCTGGTCTTCATCAGTTCGCCCGAGAAAAAGACAATCCCGGTGGGTATCTCGGCCCTGCAGATGGGTGACGTCTTCCTTTGGGGGCAGTTGATGGCTGCAGGCGTCCTCGCGTCGGTGCCGCTCGTCGTATTCTACACGTTTTTTCAACGTTACATGGTTGAAGGCCTTACCGCAGGGGCGGTGAAGGGGTAG
- a CDS encoding alcohol dehydrogenase catalytic domain-containing protein produces the protein MRSIVLVGTRQLELCEKAEPSPGPGEVKVRVSYTGICGSEVHAYLGTHPFRRPPAVLGHELSGVVVEIGHGVMGVETGARVTVEPQIPCGSCAYCKAGDYNLCSSKVVLGTTSWPGSFGQYVVVPVSTVVPLPEMISLEVGATVEPLAVGIHAVRLARPHIGDSAFVLGSGTIGLVTIAALKAAGISPIIASDIEEFNLTKALEMGATEVVHARKEDVVARVHELTGGLGTHYSFITVGVPTAIQTALDVTRRKGTVVVIALFESAPSFTAFSLVSSERQLVGSQMYTREDFQAAVNLLATKRVDTRPLITHRFSIEEYSYAFEVAANRVEPCAKVMFQLAEG, from the coding sequence TTGCGCTCCATCGTGCTGGTGGGAACGAGACAGCTGGAGCTTTGTGAGAAGGCCGAGCCCTCACCCGGCCCCGGGGAGGTGAAGGTGCGGGTCTCATATACGGGAATATGCGGGTCGGAGGTCCACGCTTATCTGGGAACCCATCCGTTTAGACGCCCGCCGGCGGTGCTCGGCCACGAGCTGTCAGGGGTAGTGGTGGAAATAGGCCACGGAGTGATGGGAGTGGAGACCGGCGCACGCGTTACAGTGGAACCCCAGATCCCGTGCGGCTCGTGTGCATACTGCAAGGCCGGGGATTACAACCTGTGCTCCTCCAAGGTGGTGCTCGGTACCACGTCGTGGCCGGGCTCCTTCGGGCAGTACGTCGTGGTGCCGGTCAGCACGGTGGTACCGCTACCAGAGATGATCTCCCTCGAGGTCGGGGCAACGGTTGAACCCCTCGCGGTCGGAATCCACGCAGTGCGGCTGGCCCGGCCCCACATCGGGGACAGCGCTTTCGTGTTGGGCTCTGGTACCATCGGACTCGTAACCATTGCGGCGCTGAAGGCGGCAGGCATCAGTCCGATCATCGCCTCTGACATCGAGGAGTTCAACCTCACCAAGGCCCTGGAGATGGGAGCCACGGAGGTGGTGCACGCGCGCAAGGAAGACGTGGTTGCTCGCGTTCACGAGCTCACAGGTGGGTTAGGCACGCATTACAGCTTCATCACGGTAGGTGTCCCGACGGCTATCCAAACGGCGCTGGATGTGACGCGGCGAAAGGGGACCGTCGTGGTGATTGCTTTGTTCGAATCGGCTCCGTCCTTTACCGCCTTTTCGCTCGTTTCAAGCGAGCGGCAATTGGTCGGGAGCCAGATGTATACCCGGGAAGACTTTCAGGCGGCCGTCAATTTGCTGGCAACCAAGAGGGTGGACACGAGACCCCTGATAACGCACCGCTTTTCCATAGAGGAGTACAGCTACGCGTTCGAGGTTGCGGCAAACCGCGTAGAGCCGTGTGCAAAAGTCATGTTCCAGTTGGCCGAAGGCTAG
- a CDS encoding DUF6531 domain-containing protein: MKRKTWQALALVPFIILGAQWASSVRAARTPTEMRPAPSPLEAYTGFSLVAGDPVNTLTGKYFLEHTDLEVRSVGIDFKFTRIYGSGEGDTWNGPFGPGWTHRYNRRLEMNWDYSMQVLQENGFRTLYAFIPTGVERVKSFDGDPYIEIPLDKGYFKASVYNPNHLVRNPDGSYTEWTLDGIAYHFAGYWAGWRKNQSALAGRLVAMTDIYGNRMSFRYDDLGRLVEIVDTAGRAYRLRYDGERVVELQDPMGGVVQYGYDASGRLTTVIDQEGGSWRYRYDDQGRLIERSDPEGFALRYSYDEEGRMKYVRLPDGSVLEEWVYEWSDRVRRSTLRRSEGGRTIYTYEDIPPWSWTLTSVEQQPATGGSRQYEPAPVAPDPLRELFGEIYTEWNVLQRLSSSPEQSGFRVVSKNHYGRPNALLDPDGNEVKLHYNEYGKIVGLRGPDLDLTVTYDRRGQVETARRSATGREKRKYAYDEYGNVVRFTDYTGEVYQFSYDLLGRLQSIRYPNGDTAHFVYDRLGRTVMAFYPHDGIYTYEYEPDGNLKAMTLPDGTTYTWQYDGLGRVIGRDARGRSGESLGEVGR, from the coding sequence GTGAAGCGGAAGACCTGGCAAGCGCTGGCACTTGTGCCGTTCATCATCCTGGGCGCGCAGTGGGCGTCGTCCGTGCGCGCCGCCCGGACTCCTACGGAAATGCGGCCCGCTCCTTCGCCCCTCGAGGCTTACACCGGGTTCTCCCTCGTAGCGGGTGACCCCGTCAATACGCTGACAGGGAAGTACTTCCTCGAGCACACCGATCTCGAAGTGCGAAGCGTCGGGATCGACTTCAAGTTCACACGCATTTACGGTTCAGGGGAGGGCGATACCTGGAATGGTCCCTTCGGTCCCGGTTGGACCCACCGGTACAACCGCCGGCTGGAGATGAACTGGGACTACTCGATGCAGGTACTGCAGGAGAACGGCTTCCGGACGCTCTATGCGTTCATTCCCACGGGGGTCGAGAGGGTCAAATCGTTCGACGGAGACCCGTATATCGAGATCCCTCTGGACAAGGGCTACTTCAAGGCTTCCGTGTACAATCCCAACCACTTGGTGCGCAATCCCGACGGCAGTTACACGGAGTGGACGCTCGACGGGATCGCCTACCACTTTGCCGGCTACTGGGCGGGCTGGCGGAAGAACCAGTCTGCTCTTGCCGGCCGGCTCGTCGCGATGACGGACATCTACGGCAACCGGATGAGCTTCCGCTACGACGACCTGGGCCGGCTGGTCGAGATCGTGGATACCGCAGGGCGCGCCTATCGGCTGCGATACGATGGCGAGCGCGTCGTGGAACTTCAGGATCCCATGGGCGGTGTCGTCCAGTACGGCTATGACGCATCCGGCCGGCTCACCACCGTCATCGATCAGGAGGGCGGCAGCTGGAGGTACCGGTACGACGATCAGGGCCGTCTCATCGAGCGTTCCGACCCCGAGGGGTTTGCGCTCCGCTACTCGTACGACGAAGAGGGCCGGATGAAGTACGTACGGCTCCCGGACGGCTCGGTCCTCGAGGAGTGGGTCTACGAGTGGTCCGATAGAGTTCGGCGCTCGACCTTACGGCGTTCAGAGGGCGGCCGCACCATCTACACCTACGAGGACATCCCTCCGTGGTCGTGGACGCTGACGTCCGTCGAGCAGCAACCTGCAACCGGGGGCTCGCGCCAGTACGAGCCCGCCCCTGTGGCTCCCGATCCCTTGAGGGAGTTGTTCGGCGAGATCTACACGGAGTGGAACGTCCTCCAGAGGCTGTCGAGCTCACCTGAGCAGTCCGGCTTCCGCGTGGTGTCGAAGAACCACTACGGGCGTCCGAATGCGCTCCTTGATCCAGACGGTAACGAGGTGAAGCTCCACTACAACGAGTATGGCAAAATCGTCGGCCTGCGCGGCCCCGACCTGGACCTCACCGTCACTTATGACCGGCGAGGGCAGGTGGAGACGGCCAGGCGGTCAGCGACAGGCCGGGAGAAGCGGAAGTATGCCTACGATGAGTACGGCAACGTGGTTCGCTTCACCGATTACACCGGGGAAGTCTACCAGTTTTCGTACGATCTCCTGGGCCGGCTGCAGAGCATTCGGTATCCAAACGGCGACACGGCCCACTTCGTCTATGACCGCCTGGGTCGCACCGTGATGGCTTTTTATCCGCACGACGGCATATACACATACGAGTACGAGCCGGACGGAAATCTCAAGGCCATGACGCTTCCCGACGGCACGACCTATACTTGGCAGTACGACGGGCTGGGGCGGGTCATCGGGCGAGACGCCCGCGGGCGGTCGGGCGAATCACTCGGCGAGGTGGGCCGCTAA
- a CDS encoding sugar ABC transporter permease: MGGTPETLALEGARVGSATRRRDAVEGWIFVLPLVALLLGFVFYPFFGAIWLSLNQKVIGAPAHWVGIRNYVELLHDPVFLRVLRNTVTYVVGAVSLKLIFGMLMALVLNQQFRLRNLFRGVYLLPWVVPTAVSALAWTWMFNDVYGIINTLLIRAGLIDWGLSWLGDYRLAMVAIIAVDVWRGMPFFGVTLLAGLQTVPTELYEAARIDGASPWVQFWRVTLPQIRHVALITTILSAVWTFGEFQIIYILTRGGPGNATHVFSTYTYEVAFSSANLSKGVAVSLFVLPFLAGAIYLLVRHMERSELA; the protein is encoded by the coding sequence GTGGGCGGAACCCCCGAGACCCTGGCCCTGGAGGGCGCCCGAGTTGGATCCGCCACCCGGAGACGAGACGCCGTCGAGGGATGGATTTTCGTACTGCCGCTCGTCGCCTTGCTCCTTGGGTTCGTCTTTTACCCGTTCTTCGGCGCCATCTGGCTGAGCCTCAACCAGAAGGTCATCGGGGCTCCGGCGCACTGGGTGGGGATACGAAACTACGTTGAGCTGCTGCATGACCCGGTTTTCCTCCGGGTCCTGCGCAATACGGTCACCTATGTTGTGGGTGCGGTGAGCTTGAAGCTCATCTTTGGCATGCTGATGGCACTGGTGCTCAACCAGCAGTTCCGCCTCCGCAACCTGTTTCGCGGCGTCTACCTGCTTCCATGGGTCGTTCCCACGGCCGTCAGCGCGCTTGCCTGGACATGGATGTTCAACGACGTCTACGGAATCATCAACACGTTGCTGATACGGGCAGGCCTCATCGACTGGGGACTTAGCTGGCTGGGTGATTACCGCCTTGCAATGGTTGCGATCATCGCGGTGGACGTGTGGCGAGGCATGCCATTCTTCGGCGTAACGTTGCTGGCCGGGCTTCAGACGGTCCCAACGGAGTTGTATGAGGCTGCGCGAATCGATGGGGCTTCGCCGTGGGTGCAGTTCTGGCGCGTGACCCTTCCTCAGATCCGACACGTCGCTCTGATCACGACCATCCTATCAGCGGTGTGGACCTTCGGGGAGTTCCAGATCATCTACATCCTCACTCGGGGGGGGCCTGGAAACGCCACGCACGTTTTTTCCACCTATACATACGAGGTCGCATTCAGCAGCGCCAATCTGAGCAAAGGGGTGGCCGTGTCACTCTTCGTGTTACCTTTTCTGGCAGGAGCCATTTACTTGCTGGTCCGCCACATGGAACGGAGTGAGCTAGCGTGA
- a CDS encoding transketolase: MFEAGVVTINGPPEATEWDWSLSARPIDDEVIRRLRLKAYELRRDVIEMVHRAGQGHPGGSLSAAEIVTALYFYIMRHNPRDPAWPARDRFIMSKGHACPVWYAALAHCGYFPRETLWTLRRTHSILQGHPVMKTPGVDFTTGSLGHGLSAGLGMALGARYQSEPYRVYVLISDGEMQEGLTWEAAMAAAHYRVRNLIAILDYNGLQIDGNNHEVNDIEPVVDKWKAFGWRAREIDGHDMREVLMGLQWARKAGGPAIVIAHTVKGRGVSFMEHDVEWHGKAPDADERNRAIDELERARRALQ; the protein is encoded by the coding sequence GTGTTCGAGGCAGGTGTCGTTACCATCAACGGGCCTCCTGAGGCGACTGAGTGGGACTGGAGCCTTTCGGCGCGTCCCATCGATGACGAGGTGATCCGTCGTCTTCGTCTCAAGGCTTACGAACTCAGGCGGGACGTTATCGAGATGGTTCACCGGGCAGGTCAGGGACACCCGGGGGGGTCGCTGTCGGCTGCGGAGATCGTGACGGCTCTCTACTTTTACATCATGCGGCACAACCCCCGAGACCCGGCGTGGCCGGCGCGGGATCGCTTCATCATGTCCAAGGGTCACGCCTGCCCCGTCTGGTACGCGGCGCTGGCCCACTGCGGTTACTTCCCCCGGGAGACCCTATGGACGCTTCGCCGCACGCACTCTATCCTCCAGGGCCATCCCGTCATGAAGACACCAGGCGTGGATTTCACCACGGGTTCGCTGGGCCATGGCCTGTCAGCCGGCCTCGGGATGGCGCTAGGGGCCCGGTATCAGTCCGAGCCGTACCGGGTCTACGTGCTGATCAGCGACGGCGAGATGCAAGAAGGCCTCACCTGGGAAGCTGCCATGGCTGCAGCGCATTACCGGGTCCGTAATCTCATTGCCATCCTGGATTACAACGGGCTCCAGATCGACGGGAACAACCACGAGGTGAACGACATCGAGCCCGTGGTAGACAAGTGGAAGGCGTTCGGCTGGCGGGCACGTGAAATCGATGGCCATGACATGCGCGAAGTGCTGATGGGACTGCAGTGGGCCCGCAAAGCCGGTGGCCCTGCGATTGTCATCGCCCACACGGTGAAGGGCCGGGGCGTCTCCTTCATGGAGCACGATGTGGAGTGGCACGGGAAAGCGCCGGACGCCGATGAACGCAACCGAGCAATTGACGAGCTGGAGCGGGCGAGGAGGGCGCTGCAGTGA
- a CDS encoding DinB family protein: MASLRWRLRRVARCSPEETTNERRNERIFACGSSGDGSLPSPARVLDFFREANQALLRLAAGDLDRPATSPSRTYQTVGGGLLRMLYHAGYHLGKIMTLRALLGRPRLLG, encoded by the coding sequence TTGGCCAGCTTGCGTTGGCGGTTGCGCCGCGTCGCGCGGTGCTCCCCCGAGGAGACGACGAACGAACGGCGCAATGAGCGAATCTTTGCCTGTGGCTCCTCTGGCGACGGAAGTCTCCCCTCGCCGGCCAGGGTCCTGGACTTCTTCAGGGAGGCGAATCAGGCTCTCTTGCGCCTGGCGGCAGGTGACCTCGATCGGCCTGCCACCTCCCCGTCCCGCACCTACCAGACGGTGGGCGGCGGGCTGTTGCGCATGCTCTACCACGCGGGATACCACCTGGGGAAGATCATGACGCTCCGGGCGTTGCTCGGCAGACCGAGGCTCCTGGGCTGA
- the fabG gene encoding 3-oxoacyl-ACP reductase FabG has translation MSQHIPQHRTAIVTGAGSRRGIGRAICTELASMGYHVVAADLDLPGCQEVAEECSRLGPEAMAVRCDVTSPDNVEAMVLATLERFGRIDVLVNNAGITQRAVVTEIELADWERILKVNLTGAFLCTRAVLPYMKAQGYGRIVSISSVSAKQGGGVYGGAHYCAAKAGILGFTKAVAREMGPYGITANAVCPGLVATDIRGGLEPQEVQQQLTRHLPIPRMAQPFEVAAAVAFLASDRAAYITGEALDINGGLYFD, from the coding sequence ATGTCGCAGCACATCCCGCAACATCGGACCGCCATCGTCACGGGCGCCGGGTCTCGCAGGGGCATCGGGCGAGCCATCTGCACAGAGTTGGCCTCAATGGGGTACCACGTTGTGGCAGCCGATCTTGACCTTCCAGGATGCCAGGAGGTCGCGGAAGAGTGTTCACGGCTTGGGCCCGAAGCGATGGCCGTACGCTGTGACGTCACCAGCCCAGACAACGTTGAAGCTATGGTGCTCGCGACTCTGGAGCGGTTCGGGCGAATCGACGTGCTGGTGAACAACGCCGGAATCACGCAGCGAGCCGTTGTGACGGAAATCGAACTGGCTGACTGGGAGCGCATTCTCAAGGTCAACCTCACCGGGGCGTTCCTGTGCACACGTGCGGTCCTCCCTTACATGAAAGCGCAGGGATACGGGCGCATCGTCAGCATCAGCTCCGTATCCGCCAAGCAGGGAGGCGGGGTATACGGCGGGGCACACTATTGCGCCGCGAAGGCCGGGATCCTGGGATTCACCAAGGCGGTCGCGCGGGAGATGGGGCCGTATGGCATTACCGCCAACGCCGTCTGCCCCGGTCTGGTTGCCACCGACATCCGAGGGGGCCTTGAGCCGCAGGAGGTTCAGCAGCAACTCACGCGGCACCTTCCCATTCCTCGAATGGCTCAACCATTTGAGGTGGCCGCGGCGGTGGCTTTCCTCGCCTCTGACCGGGCTGCGTACATCACGGGAGAAGCGCTAGATATCAACGGCGGCCTGTATTTCGATTGA
- a CDS encoding transketolase C-terminal domain-containing protein, with amino-acid sequence MAERAALRKPIATRDAFGKALVRLGESNPDVIVFDADIAKSTKSAAFHTRFPDRAFDVGIAEQNMMTAASGLATTGKIVFATTYAVFASMRACEQIRTFICYPKTNVKIAASHGGLQVSSDGATHQATEDLAILRSFPNMTILNPADDLSTEWAVFAAAEYFGPVYIRLTRNPVPPIYEDVAGFVIGRANVLRSSPKDQVSLIATGLMVSKALEAAERLEAVGVAARVIDVHTIKPIDRQTIATAARETGGVVTAEDHQITGGLGSSVAEVLGEEHPVPMERIGLRDAFGESGDPEELFTLYQMNTEHIVEAALRVIRRKPSRPHAAEVR; translated from the coding sequence ATGGCCGAGCGGGCGGCCTTACGAAAGCCGATCGCCACCCGGGACGCTTTCGGAAAGGCTTTGGTCAGGCTTGGTGAGTCCAACCCCGACGTCATCGTCTTTGATGCGGATATCGCCAAGTCGACCAAGAGCGCCGCCTTCCACACGCGGTTTCCCGACCGTGCTTTTGACGTGGGCATCGCCGAGCAGAACATGATGACAGCAGCCTCCGGCCTGGCCACGACGGGCAAGATCGTGTTCGCCACGACTTACGCCGTGTTCGCGTCAATGCGGGCCTGCGAGCAGATCCGCACCTTCATCTGCTACCCCAAGACAAACGTGAAAATCGCAGCAAGTCACGGTGGGCTGCAGGTTTCGTCGGATGGGGCAACTCACCAGGCCACCGAGGATCTGGCGATCCTGCGGTCGTTTCCGAACATGACCATCCTCAACCCCGCCGACGATCTCTCCACGGAGTGGGCAGTTTTCGCAGCGGCGGAGTACTTCGGCCCCGTCTACATCCGCCTCACGCGGAATCCGGTGCCGCCAATCTACGAGGACGTGGCGGGCTTTGTCATCGGGCGCGCAAACGTCCTACGCAGTTCCCCGAAGGATCAGGTTAGCTTAATCGCCACGGGCCTGATGGTTAGCAAGGCCCTGGAGGCCGCTGAGCGTCTTGAGGCGGTGGGGGTGGCGGCCCGCGTCATCGATGTGCATACCATCAAACCGATCGATCGCCAAACGATAGCGACTGCCGCTCGTGAGACGGGAGGGGTCGTAACCGCCGAAGACCATCAAATCACAGGGGGGCTTGGTAGCTCGGTCGCCGAGGTTCTGGGTGAAGAACATCCAGTGCCAATGGAACGGATCGGACTCCGGGATGCCTTTGGCGAGTCAGGAGACCCCGAGGAGCTCTTCACTCTCTACCAGATGAACACCGAACACATCGTCGAGGCGGCACTTCGAGTGATTCGCAGGAAGCCAAGCCGGCCGCATGCCGCCGAAGTTCGCTGA